Proteins encoded in a region of the Devosia sp. RR2S18 genome:
- a CDS encoding sensor histidine kinase — protein sequence MAIIDPDPEAKTDTRSEWRSPEASTEPSAPRGSGWRRVVSPFARAGTAIRRFLDLTIFSSLTRRIIVLNLAGLLVLVVGILYLNQWRAGLIDARVQSLRVQGEIISAAIAASATVDSDVIQVNPDRLLELQSGNVSPLSYFDPSLQFPINPERVAPLLRNLITPTRTRARIYDQNGLLILDSDNIYARGEVLRQRTDAAAQESSPLWDWWNAIISWVPGENFPRYQDFGADEGTRYPEVASALQAAPADFVRVDDHNQLVVSVAVPVQRQRAIVGAILLSTAPGDIDSVVAQERWSILRIAMIAAVVQIALSLLLAGTIAGPMRRLSAAAERVQTAGNARAEIPDFSDRPDEIGHLSGALRRMTDALYNRIEAIERFAADVAHELKNPLTSLRSAVETLPLAKRAEDRERLNAIIQHDVKRLDRLITDISSASRLDAELARESAERVDVEKLAEAMVSIQSDIAAGRGVKVELVKRSGKGAAIILGHEGRLAQVFANLIDNAVSFSPPNGTVAVAVATDTDVVTVTVTDQGRGITGDVGRIFQRFYTDRPEADGFGNHSGLGLSISKQIVDAHKGTIRAHNRQDRSGAVFTIALPRARK from the coding sequence GTGGCCATTATCGACCCGGATCCGGAGGCCAAGACCGATACCAGGTCAGAATGGCGCTCGCCTGAGGCTTCCACCGAACCTAGCGCACCGCGCGGTTCGGGTTGGCGGCGGGTGGTCAGCCCGTTTGCGAGGGCCGGCACCGCTATACGGCGCTTCCTCGATCTCACCATCTTTTCGAGCCTCACCCGCCGCATCATCGTGCTTAATCTGGCGGGCCTACTGGTGCTCGTCGTGGGCATTCTTTATCTCAACCAATGGCGCGCCGGGTTGATCGATGCGCGCGTGCAATCCTTGCGCGTTCAGGGCGAGATCATCTCGGCAGCCATTGCAGCTTCCGCGACCGTGGACAGCGACGTCATCCAGGTGAACCCGGACCGGCTGCTCGAACTGCAGTCGGGCAACGTTTCCCCCCTCTCCTACTTCGATCCTTCGCTCCAGTTCCCGATCAATCCAGAGCGCGTGGCGCCGCTCCTGCGCAACCTCATAACTCCCACCCGCACCCGCGCCCGCATCTATGACCAGAACGGGCTATTGATCCTCGATAGCGACAATATTTATGCGCGCGGTGAGGTGCTGCGGCAGCGCACCGATGCTGCGGCGCAGGAAAGCTCTCCTCTCTGGGACTGGTGGAACGCCATAATCTCCTGGGTGCCTGGCGAGAACTTCCCCCGCTATCAAGATTTTGGGGCTGACGAAGGCACCCGCTATCCCGAGGTCGCCTCCGCCCTCCAGGCGGCGCCGGCGGACTTCGTGCGGGTTGATGACCATAATCAGTTGGTGGTTTCGGTGGCTGTGCCGGTGCAGCGCCAGCGCGCCATTGTCGGTGCCATCCTGCTGTCCACCGCGCCCGGAGACATTGACTCGGTGGTGGCCCAGGAGCGCTGGAGCATCCTGCGCATCGCCATGATCGCGGCCGTGGTGCAGATCGCCCTGTCGCTGCTGCTGGCCGGCACCATTGCCGGCCCCATGCGCCGCCTCTCGGCCGCCGCCGAACGGGTGCAGACCGCTGGCAATGCGCGCGCCGAAATCCCCGACTTCTCAGACCGTCCCGACGAGATCGGCCACCTTTCCGGCGCGCTGCGGCGCATGACCGATGCGCTTTATAACCGCATCGAGGCGATCGAGCGGTTTGCCGCCGACGTGGCCCATGAACTCAAGAACCCGCTAACCTCCCTCCGTTCAGCGGTGGAGACGCTGCCACTCGCCAAGCGCGCCGAGGATCGTGAGCGGCTGAACGCCATCATCCAGCACGACGTCAAGCGCCTCGACCGACTGATTACCGACATTTCGAGTGCCAGCCGGCTCGATGCCGAGCTGGCGCGCGAAAGTGCCGAGCGGGTGGATGTTGAAAAGCTCGCCGAGGCGATGGTGTCGATCCAAAGCGACATCGCCGCTGGCCGAGGCGTCAAGGTCGAACTGGTCAAGCGCTCTGGCAAGGGGGCAGCCATTATCCTGGGCCATGAGGGCCGGCTGGCGCAGGTCTTTGCCAACCTCATCGACAATGCCGTATCCTTCTCGCCGCCCAACGGCACCGTTGCGGTGGCCGTGGCAACCGACACCGATGTGGTGACCGTCACTGTTACGGATCAGGGCCGGGGTATCACCGGTGATGTCGGTCGCATTTTCCAACGCTTCTATACCGATCGCCCCGAGGCCGACGGGTTCGGCAACCATTCGGGTCTGGGGCTCTCGATCTCCAAACAGATTGTCGATGCCCATAAGGGCACGATCCGCGCCCACAACCGGCAGGATCGCTCCGGCGCCGTCTTTACGATTGCCCTGCCCCGAGCGCGCAAATAG
- a CDS encoding HPr kinase/phosphorylase — translation MNNEALNVHGTGLVLGDTGVLLRGPSGAGKSVLALSLLDRWEGRNLSAHLVSDDRVDLTLADDLLVMAAPAQIAGLIELRGRGIVQRPHRSPAPLHLVIDLVPDFTRMLEEDALVTELLGMSLARAPIPQSGLTSLGHQLLLAVEAIAAVNLKPTAP, via the coding sequence ATGAACAACGAAGCTCTGAATGTGCATGGCACGGGTTTGGTGCTGGGTGACACCGGCGTGCTCCTGCGGGGTCCTTCTGGCGCCGGTAAGTCCGTCTTGGCGCTATCACTGCTTGACCGTTGGGAGGGTCGCAACCTTTCAGCTCACCTGGTTTCGGATGATCGGGTGGACCTGACCTTGGCGGACGACCTGTTGGTCATGGCGGCGCCAGCCCAGATCGCCGGATTGATCGAACTGCGCGGCCGCGGCATTGTCCAGCGTCCCCACCGCAGCCCGGCGCCACTGCACTTGGTCATCGACCTCGTGCCGGACTTCACACGCATGCTGGAGGAGGATGCCCTGGTCACCGAACTGCTCGGCATGTCGCTGGCGCGCGCTCCAATTCCCCAATCGGGTCTGACCAGCTTGGGGCACCAGCTGCTGCTTGCCGTGGAAGCCATTGCGGCGGTTAACCTCAAGCCAACCGCACCGTGA
- a CDS encoding PTS sugar transporter subunit IIA, which yields MIGLVLVTHGALANEFKSALEHVVGPQEHCETIAIGPDDDMEGRRNDILAAVDRANDGQGVIILTDMFGGTPSNLAISVMQTREVEVIAGVNLPMLVKLGRVRGEMNIRDAVNLAQEAGRKYITVANTILGAG from the coding sequence ATGATCGGTCTGGTTCTGGTGACGCATGGGGCGCTTGCCAATGAGTTCAAGTCGGCCCTCGAACATGTCGTTGGGCCGCAAGAACACTGCGAAACCATCGCCATCGGCCCCGATGATGACATGGAGGGGCGCCGCAACGACATCTTGGCGGCCGTCGATCGCGCCAATGACGGCCAGGGCGTGATCATCCTCACCGACATGTTCGGCGGCACGCCGTCGAACCTGGCGATTTCGGTGATGCAGACCCGCGAGGTGGAGGTGATCGCCGGGGTCAACCTGCCCATGCTGGTGAAGCTGGGGCGGGTCCGGGGCGAGATGAATATCCGCGACGCCGTCAATCTAGCGCAGGAAGCGGGCCGCAAATACATCACCGTGGCCAACACGATCCTGGGAGCGGGATAG
- a CDS encoding HPr family phosphocarrier protein, with protein sequence MDGASGGGRAVAQQLTIVNTKGLHARASARFVRTAECYDASINVIKDGTSVAGNSIMGLMMLGAGPGSTILVQASGKQAREALEALVELVNNGFDEDSDGVPS encoded by the coding sequence GTGGACGGAGCGAGCGGTGGTGGGCGCGCTGTCGCCCAGCAATTGACCATCGTCAACACCAAGGGCCTGCATGCGCGTGCCTCGGCACGTTTCGTGCGCACGGCAGAGTGCTACGACGCCAGCATCAACGTCATCAAGGACGGCACATCGGTGGCCGGCAACTCCATCATGGGCTTGATGATGCTGGGGGCGGGGCCCGGCTCGACCATCCTTGTGCAAGCCAGTGGCAAGCAGGCGCGCGAAGCGCTGGAAGCCTTGGTCGAACTGGTCAACAACGGCTTCGACGAGGATAGCGACGGCGTCCCCAGCTGA
- a CDS encoding DUF2306 domain-containing protein: protein MSLEPLLQADIAVQIHAFTALLAFALGAFVLWRRKGTRLHRALGRLWVMLMLVVATSALFINEIRLIGPFSPIHLFVVSTYWGLAVGIWHIRVERDIAKHRAAMQGTYLWALLLAGAFTLLPGRRMHEVLFGSDAGWIPSLLVVGLGITAALLLSRRSGPRPQSEIKPS, encoded by the coding sequence ATGTCGCTGGAGCCGCTCTTGCAGGCCGACATCGCCGTCCAGATCCATGCCTTTACCGCCCTTCTTGCCTTTGCGCTTGGCGCCTTTGTTCTCTGGCGCCGCAAGGGAACAAGACTGCACCGGGCACTAGGGCGGCTTTGGGTGATGCTTATGCTGGTAGTGGCCACCAGCGCCCTGTTCATCAACGAGATCCGCCTGATCGGTCCATTCAGCCCAATCCATCTTTTTGTAGTCAGCACCTATTGGGGGCTCGCCGTGGGCATTTGGCACATTCGCGTCGAGCGGGACATCGCCAAACACCGCGCCGCGATGCAAGGCACCTATCTGTGGGCGCTGCTGCTTGCCGGCGCCTTCACCTTGCTGCCCGGCCGGCGCATGCACGAGGTGCTGTTTGGGTCGGACGCAGGCTGGATACCCTCGCTGCTCGTGGTCGGGCTTGGCATCACAGCCGCCTTGCTCCTGTCGCGGCGCAGTGGCCCAAGGCCTCAGAGCGAGATAAAGCCATCCTGA
- a CDS encoding LytTR family DNA-binding domain-containing protein, translating to MGITIASHLVERQISRGSAAAPNPQQPAILDRLPHPQRGRLLHIGVTDHYVEVTTEKGTSLLLMRLSDAIGEAAPAKGLQVHRSHWVALDAVRSAKRQAGKPVLELENGAIIPISRSFLAAAKAAGLAL from the coding sequence TTGGGCATTACGATAGCTTCCCATCTTGTCGAGCGACAGATTTCTAGAGGCTCTGCGGCCGCGCCGAACCCACAGCAGCCGGCGATCCTCGATAGGCTACCCCATCCCCAGCGGGGCCGGCTCCTCCATATTGGTGTTACCGACCACTACGTCGAAGTCACGACGGAAAAGGGGACCAGCCTGCTCCTCATGCGCCTCTCGGATGCTATCGGGGAGGCCGCGCCCGCCAAGGGTTTGCAGGTCCATCGTTCCCATTGGGTGGCGCTGGATGCCGTCCGCAGCGCAAAGCGCCAGGCCGGCAAGCCGGTGCTGGAACTCGAAAACGGCGCGATCATCCCCATCAGCCGCAGCTTTCTCGCGGCCGCCAAAGCTGCGGGCCTAGCCCTCTAA
- a CDS encoding rhodanese-related sulfurtransferase, giving the protein MSPPEIDMPANLPQAVLPYKVMAIYKFAQLPDVEAIQPELARFCCERGIKGTLILAPEGINGTVAGTAAAIDALADFLFRSAVFGERLVGAEVKYSSASEMPFHRMKVRLKPEIVTLRAPEANPAERVGTYVEPAAWNGLIERNDVVVVDTRNDYEVGLGTFSRALDPKTKTFTEFKDYVATHLDPSRDKKVAMFCTGGIRCEKASSYLLSQGFEEVFHLKGGILKYLEEVPPEQSRFQGECFVFDERVSVGHGLVEGEATLCRACRHPLTPDERDNPDYIDGVSCPHCVGETAKHEAAAERQRQIELAKSRGGAHLGDAAAEAARQAKARKRAQAEASRARNKVGG; this is encoded by the coding sequence ATGAGCCCGCCGGAAATCGACATGCCTGCCAATCTGCCCCAAGCCGTTCTGCCATACAAGGTGATGGCGATCTATAAGTTCGCCCAGCTGCCCGACGTCGAAGCGATCCAGCCGGAGCTGGCGCGCTTTTGCTGCGAACGGGGCATCAAAGGCACGCTGATCCTGGCGCCTGAAGGCATCAATGGCACGGTAGCGGGGACCGCGGCGGCGATCGATGCGCTGGCGGACTTCCTGTTCCGCAGCGCCGTGTTCGGCGAGCGTCTCGTGGGTGCCGAGGTAAAGTACTCGAGCGCCAGCGAGATGCCGTTCCACCGCATGAAGGTGCGCCTCAAGCCCGAGATCGTGACGTTGCGGGCGCCTGAGGCTAACCCCGCCGAGCGGGTTGGGACCTATGTCGAACCGGCCGCGTGGAACGGCCTCATCGAGCGCAACGACGTCGTCGTGGTCGACACCCGCAATGACTACGAGGTGGGTCTAGGAACGTTCTCCCGCGCGCTTGATCCCAAAACCAAGACCTTCACCGAGTTCAAAGACTATGTTGCGACCCATCTCGACCCTAGCCGGGACAAGAAGGTCGCCATGTTCTGCACGGGCGGAATACGGTGTGAAAAGGCCTCCTCCTACCTCCTGAGCCAAGGTTTCGAGGAGGTGTTCCACCTCAAGGGCGGGATTCTCAAATATCTCGAAGAGGTGCCACCGGAGCAGAGCCGCTTTCAGGGTGAGTGCTTTGTCTTTGACGAGCGTGTCTCGGTCGGCCACGGCTTGGTAGAAGGCGAGGCCACGCTCTGCCGCGCCTGCCGGCACCCGCTCACTCCCGATGAGCGCGACAACCCCGATTATATCGATGGCGTCAGTTGCCCACACTGCGTCGGCGAGACCGCCAAGCACGAAGCAGCGGCCGAGCGGCAACGCCAGATCGAACTGGCCAAGAGCCGTGGCGGCGCCCATCTCGGTGATGCCGCCGCGGAAGCGGCACGGCAAGCCAAGGCCCGGAAGCGGGCGCAAGCCGAAGCTTCGCGCGCCCGCAATAAAGTCGGCGGTTAG
- a CDS encoding aldo/keto reductase, translating to MTYRADTARYDTMQYRHSGRSGLKLPVISLGLWQNFGGTRDYPSAMEILGYAFDNGITHFDLANNYGPPAGSSEELFGQVMARDFRPYRDELIISTKAGYNMWPGPYGEFGSRKYLIASLDQSLQRMGLDYVDIFYSHRYDPNTPLEETMGALAQTVRQGKALYVGISSYPEAETREAYRLLKEMGVATTIHQPSYSVLNRWIENDGTIDACGELGIGVIAFSPLAQGVLSGKYNGGTKEGTRGDNPNGSLRSSHIEPRVLDAVDKLGAIARARGQSMVQLALSWVLRRPEMTSALIGVRTLDQLKDNLGVLNNLELSPEDIADIDEATKGGQMELHPSPKGWLR from the coding sequence ATGACCTATCGGGCCGATACGGCACGCTATGACACCATGCAATACCGCCACTCGGGACGCTCGGGCCTCAAGCTGCCGGTCATCAGCCTGGGGCTCTGGCAGAATTTCGGTGGCACGCGCGACTATCCTAGTGCCATGGAGATCCTGGGCTATGCCTTCGACAATGGCATCACCCATTTCGACCTGGCGAACAATTACGGGCCTCCGGCCGGCTCCTCCGAGGAGCTTTTCGGACAGGTGATGGCGCGCGACTTCCGCCCCTATCGGGACGAACTCATCATTTCCACCAAGGCAGGCTACAATATGTGGCCCGGCCCCTATGGCGAGTTCGGCTCCCGCAAATATCTCATCGCCAGCCTCGACCAGAGCCTGCAGCGCATGGGGCTCGACTATGTCGATATCTTTTACTCCCACCGCTACGATCCCAATACGCCGCTGGAGGAAACCATGGGCGCGCTGGCGCAGACCGTGCGGCAGGGCAAGGCGCTCTATGTGGGCATCTCCAGCTACCCGGAAGCCGAGACGCGCGAGGCCTACCGGCTCCTCAAGGAGATGGGCGTCGCTACGACCATTCACCAACCGAGCTATTCGGTACTTAACCGCTGGATCGAGAATGACGGCACTATTGACGCTTGTGGCGAACTGGGCATCGGCGTCATCGCCTTCTCGCCGTTGGCGCAAGGCGTGCTGTCGGGCAAGTATAATGGGGGCACCAAGGAAGGCACGCGTGGCGACAATCCCAATGGCTCGCTCCGCTCTAGCCATATCGAGCCGCGCGTGCTCGACGCCGTAGATAAGCTCGGCGCCATCGCCCGGGCCCGCGGCCAGTCCATGGTGCAGCTGGCGCTCTCCTGGGTACTGCGGCGGCCGGAAATGACCTCGGCGCTTATCGGCGTACGGACGCTCGACCAGCTCAAGGACAATCTCGGCGTGCTCAACAATCTCGAGCTCTCGCCCGAGGATATCGCTGACATCGACGAGGCCACCAAGGGCGGCCAGATGGAACTGCACCCCAGCCCCAAGGGCTGGCTGCGCTAA
- a CDS encoding CsgG/HfaB family protein has protein sequence MLKLLGTAVLVVALTGCTTFSQMSRPKAQFHGPVPLATATPADDALVCLSKTPEVRNSGIVLAVHTITDQTNKFNSDEGGFVPRDVAAMLITALQKAGMAQVNRSNTVVTEWELARAREQILGDGAPQTVGNQTVDLRPITKGSIRGSDYVIDGAITQLDFNTYSGGGEVLVGGIGGGARAFALTAAADLRVTNTESTRIVRAGSYSKQAVGHEVYASVFRFFSSELFDTKIGDKSQEGLHAGVRWLMAEAAYDIVSSLVRHKGSCDKYLPQATQEIRAEAVAKTVSVGPAVVAPVPPPPPALAIK, from the coding sequence ATGCTAAAGCTTCTCGGCACTGCGGTGCTGGTCGTCGCACTGACCGGCTGCACCACGTTCAGCCAGATGAGCCGGCCCAAGGCGCAGTTTCATGGTCCCGTGCCGCTGGCCACCGCCACGCCGGCAGATGATGCGCTTGTCTGCCTCAGCAAGACTCCCGAGGTACGCAATTCGGGCATCGTGCTGGCGGTGCATACGATCACCGACCAGACCAACAAGTTCAACAGCGACGAAGGGGGCTTCGTGCCGCGCGATGTTGCGGCCATGCTCATCACCGCCTTGCAGAAGGCGGGGATGGCCCAGGTCAACAGGAGCAACACGGTGGTCACCGAATGGGAGCTGGCGCGCGCCCGCGAGCAGATCCTGGGCGATGGCGCGCCCCAGACCGTGGGCAACCAGACGGTGGATTTGCGGCCCATCACCAAGGGCTCCATCCGCGGCTCCGATTATGTGATCGACGGGGCGATAACCCAGCTCGACTTCAATACCTATTCGGGGGGCGGGGAAGTGCTGGTGGGCGGCATTGGCGGCGGCGCACGGGCTTTTGCGCTAACCGCGGCCGCCGATCTGCGCGTTACCAATACCGAGAGTACCCGGATCGTGCGCGCCGGATCCTATTCCAAGCAGGCGGTGGGCCATGAGGTCTATGCCTCGGTGTTCCGGTTCTTCTCCAGCGAACTGTTCGACACCAAGATCGGCGACAAATCGCAAGAGGGCCTGCATGCCGGCGTGCGCTGGCTGATGGCGGAAGCGGCCTACGACATCGTGAGCTCACTGGTGCGCCACAAGGGCAGTTGCGACAAATACCTCCCGCAGGCCACCCAAGAAATCCGGGCTGAAGCGGTTGCCAAGACCGTTTCGGTCGGCCCCGCCGTGGTGGCTCCGGTGCCGCCACCCCCGCCGGCGCTGGCGATCAAATAG